Within the Flavobacterium sp. N502536 genome, the region ATCTCTTGCAATGACTCTGGTATCCATCATATAAAGCGAAAGAATATTACCGAAATTAAAACTTCTGTAAATTCTAAGATCTTTTCCTGTTTTAAGCGGAATATACTCGCTATACGCCTGAAAAGCAGCCATTTTTCTCATCTGAAAATCTCCTTCGGCCGGCTGATGGTTTTCTGCTCCCGATTTATAAGTATCGTTAGCAAACTCATGGTCGTCCCACACACATATAAAAGGTTTTTTCTGATGAAGAAGCTGAAGATTTTTATCTCCTCTATATTGTCTGTATCGTTCTCTGTAATCGCTAAGGTTTGTAATCTCCTTTGCTGGTTTGTGTTCTCTGCCCAGCGGGTTGGTAAAAGGATTTGTTCCATACTGTCCCGGTGCATATTCGTAGATATAATCACCAAGATGAACCACTACATCGGCATCTGAAGAAGCAATCGCTCCATACACATTGAAAAGTCCTGCCGGAAAATTTGAACAGGAAACAACGGCCATTTTTACCTCGTTTACACTATCAGTTTTAGACGGCAGCGTACGTGTTTCTCCGGTAACCGTTACTTGTTTGGTTTTGGCATTATAAAATCGGTAATAATATTTTGTATTGGAAGAAATATTCTGAACGTCTACCGCTATTGTAAAATCATTTGCAGAAGATGCTCCGGCCTGCCCTTTTCTTGTTACTTCTTTAAATAAGGCGTCTTTACTTATTTCCCAGGTAATTTCGGCATCTGAGCCTGTTGAATATCTTGTCCAGATAATGACTCCGGTTTCAGTAGGGTCAAAACTGGCTACTCCTGTCTCAAACCCTTCATTTTTCATTCCATCTGGTGCACCGCTGTTATCCGTTTTATCATCGTTACTACAGCTTTCAATAAGAGGCGCGATAAAAACTCCTCCGGCAACCAATAATGAATTTCTAAGAAACCTTCTTCTGCCTAAATCCTTGTTATTTTCCATAAAATATTTTTAAATCAAAAAAACAATTTAATCTGAAAACCCAAGTTATGGCATATTTAAAATTACCTTACATTACTATTAAGAATCCCTTTACTAAAATTAATCCTCAATTGGTTTAAAATCTTTAATCTGGAACTTCTAATAACGAAGGCTTTAGCGGGCCTACAGTATGATTAAGAAATACATAGCTTGCTGTAACTGCTTATTTTCTGCTACTACACGGATCAGAGGAAAGGAAAAGTAAGAGATGCCTGTAATAAATTATTGTAAACCTTACATTATGATACATGCTGATTTAAAAACAAAGCATTAAAAAAGGCATTAAACATCAACCGGATGTTGATGTTCAATGCCTCCTAATGAATAATAGTAAAAGCTACTATTTTTTTGTTTTAAAAACTTTATAACAGATAAAAAGAACCCCCAGCCAAATCGGAATTAATTCTACGGATAATTTCATATCAGTCATCCACATGATGGACAGAATACCCAATAAAAACACCAGACAGATGTAATTACTTATTGGATAGAATATTGAAGGAAACTTCGTTATAGTGTTTTCCTTGTTTTTCGCAAGTCTGAATTGTAGATGTGTATACGAAATCATGACCCAGTTAATAATTAAAGAAGACACCACCAAAGACATTAAAATACTAAAAGCCTCTTCCGGAATTACTTTATTGATTAAAATACAGATCGCTGCAAAACAGGAAGAAATTAAAATAGCATTAATCGGCACCGATTGTTTGTTTAGCTTCATTAAAAACTTAGGCGCATTGCCCTGATCTGCTAAACCGTACAACATGCGTGAGTTACTGTATACACTGCTATTGTATACTGATAAAGCCGCGGTTAATACGATTAAATTAAGCACATTGGCAATAAGACGTGTAAAATATATTTTGCTGCCAAACAGCTCAAACTCCATTCCGTTTAAGTTTTGAAAAACCATTACAAATGGACTGCTGTCTGTTGTAATTTTCTGCCAAGGCGACAAAGCAAATAAAATGACTAATGCACCAACATAAAAGATAAGGATTCTATAAATAACCTGATTGGTTGCTTTTGGGATGTTTTTTTCCGGATTTTCTGCCTCAGCAGCGGTAATTCCGATTAGTTCTAAACCACCAAAGGAGAACATAATCAAAGCCATTGCAGATAATAAGCCCTGAAAACTACCTGAAGATGTTTTTTCAAAGAAACCTTTTGGAAAGAAACCTCCATCGTTGTATAAATTGTGAATGGTAGCATGCTCCCCTCCTGTACCGCTTATTAGCAAGTAGGTACCAAAGAG harbors:
- a CDS encoding alkaline phosphatase D family protein — encoded protein: MENNKDLGRRRFLRNSLLVAGGVFIAPLIESCSNDDKTDNSGAPDGMKNEGFETGVASFDPTETGVIIWTRYSTGSDAEITWEISKDALFKEVTRKGQAGASSANDFTIAVDVQNISSNTKYYYRFYNAKTKQVTVTGETRTLPSKTDSVNEVKMAVVSCSNFPAGLFNVYGAIASSDADVVVHLGDYIYEYAPGQYGTNPFTNPLGREHKPAKEITNLSDYRERYRQYRGDKNLQLLHQKKPFICVWDDHEFANDTYKSGAENHQPAEGDFQMRKMAAFQAYSEYIPLKTGKDLRIYRSFNFGNILSLYMMDTRVIARDKQLSYTDYIDNGGNFDQTKFKTDLLSPSRRLIGSEQMTWLGSQINADTAKWKVLGQQILMTKMLIPAELLMLLNQILAEVGKLGSATPATMKALTTTISQLVVIKMRYKQNDPSLTAQEIARVKTTLPYNLDAWDGYFAEREQLYAILSGKNVVVLAGDTHNAWMGKLTDMQGKHIGTEIACSSVSSPGLEGYLGITSDPSKAIELAQAFTVLIDDLEYANLYKRGYTYLKFTASGSEAEWRFVDSITTETTTTVTEKKYTIG
- a CDS encoding amino acid permease, with the protein product MKQKQEDVNDNQLKRGLTNRHIQLIALGGSIGTGLFLGIGPAAVLAGPSVILGYAIAGIIAFFIMRQLGEMVVEEPVSGSFSHFAYKYCGSFAGFASGWNYWILYILVSMAELTAIGVYVQFWWPEIPLWASSLFFFLVINALNFASVKVYGETEFWFSIIKVVAIIAMILFGTYLLISGTGGEHATIHNLYNDGGFFPKGFFEKTSSGSFQGLLSAMALIMFSFGGLELIGITAAEAENPEKNIPKATNQVIYRILIFYVGALVILFALSPWQKITTDSSPFVMVFQNLNGMEFELFGSKIYFTRLIANVLNLIVLTAALSVYNSSVYSNSRMLYGLADQGNAPKFLMKLNKQSVPINAILISSCFAAICILINKVIPEEAFSILMSLVVSSLIINWVMISYTHLQFRLAKNKENTITKFPSIFYPISNYICLVFLLGILSIMWMTDMKLSVELIPIWLGVLFICYKVFKTKK